The DNA segment GTCTTTTCAGCGACAGCAATCCAGATTTCCGGCGTCAGCACGCCCTCCATGTCCAGGGTGACAATCGACTGTTCCACCGCGCGAGCTTTTCAGGAATTTCTTTGCCTGTCCAGCGGTGGCCGCCGTGGACAAAAACCCGTCGCGGGCAAAAATGCCCGCGACGGGTGGTTCCTCCCGCGATCTGCCCGTGTTCAATGACTACACATCGTAATAGAGGAAGAACTCGTAGGGGTGGGGGCGCAGGCGCAGGGCGTCGGCTTCCTTGCGTTTGTGGCTGACCCACATGTCCAGGAAGTCTTCGGTGAACACGTCGCCTTTCAACAGAAACGCGTGGTCTTTC comes from the Candidatus Angelobacter sp. genome and includes:
- the glnA gene encoding glutamine synthetase (forms a homododecamer; forms glutamine from ammonia and glutamate with the conversion of ATP to ADP and phosphate; also functions in the assimilation of ammonia; highly regulated protein controlled by the addition/removal of adenylyl groups by adenylyltransferase from specific tyrosine residues; addition of adenylyl groups results in inactivation of the enzyme), with translation KDHAFLLKGDVFTEDFLDMWVSHKRKEADALRLRPHPYEFFLYYDV